From a single Streptomyces misionensis genomic region:
- a CDS encoding helix-turn-helix domain-containing protein, whose product MDKGKQITGAAREELAQEMKKQYEQGMSIRAIAEAHGRSYGFVHRVLTETDVSLRSRGGERPQRRRLEGAGRSPR is encoded by the coding sequence GTGGACAAGGGCAAGCAGATCACCGGTGCGGCCCGCGAGGAACTCGCACAGGAGATGAAGAAGCAGTACGAGCAGGGCATGTCCATACGGGCCATCGCCGAGGCGCACGGACGGTCGTACGGGTTCGTCCACCGGGTCCTGACCGAGACGGACGTCTCTCTGCGCAGCCGGGGCGGCGAACGTCCCCAGCGGCGGCGCCTGGAAGGAGCCGGCCGCTCACCGAGGTGA
- a CDS encoding short-chain dehydrogenase/reductase, with protein sequence MANSPLRDRTVVITGAARGLGAALARQLARRRARLALLGHEGAELDALAASLPTAALAIEVDVTDPTALEDAAAEVRGRLGRPSAVVANAGIAEGGPFAVSDPASWRRVVDVNLTGSAHTARAFLPDLVATAGYFLQVASLASIGATPMMSAYCASKAGVEAFAHALRAEVAHQGVAVGIAYPAWTDTDLIREAERFAALHELRVHMPAPGRTIHPPEAVAARLARAVERRRTAVYVPSWLRCLQAVRCALPPVVLRVTRHELPRLDAGRPLRATGPLGSGGRADRAAAEPGED encoded by the coding sequence GTGGCGAACAGCCCTCTGCGAGACCGGACCGTCGTCATCACCGGAGCCGCGCGCGGACTCGGCGCCGCCCTGGCGCGCCAACTCGCCCGACGCCGGGCGCGCTTGGCCCTCCTCGGGCACGAGGGGGCCGAACTGGACGCGCTGGCCGCGTCGCTGCCCACCGCTGCCCTGGCGATCGAGGTCGACGTCACGGACCCCACCGCCCTGGAGGACGCGGCGGCCGAGGTACGCGGCCGTCTCGGCCGGCCCTCGGCGGTCGTGGCGAACGCGGGCATCGCCGAGGGCGGACCGTTCGCGGTGTCCGACCCCGCGTCGTGGCGCCGTGTCGTCGACGTCAATCTGACGGGCAGCGCCCACACGGCACGGGCCTTCCTGCCCGATCTCGTCGCGACCGCCGGGTACTTCCTCCAGGTCGCTTCGCTGGCCTCGATCGGTGCCACACCGATGATGAGCGCCTACTGCGCCTCCAAGGCGGGTGTGGAGGCGTTCGCCCACGCGCTGCGGGCGGAAGTCGCGCACCAAGGGGTCGCCGTGGGCATCGCCTACCCCGCCTGGACGGACACCGACCTGATCCGCGAGGCCGAACGGTTCGCCGCGCTCCACGAGTTGCGGGTCCACATGCCGGCTCCCGGGCGCACCATCCACCCGCCCGAAGCGGTCGCCGCGCGGCTGGCACGGGCGGTGGAGCGCCGCCGTACCGCGGTCTACGTACCGTCGTGGCTGCGCTGCCTCCAGGCGGTCCGCTGCGCCCTGCCGCCCGTCGTACTGCGGGTGACCCGGCACGAGTTGCCCCGCCTGGACGCCGGGCGGCCGCTGCGCGCCACCGGCCCGCTCGGCTCCGGCGGCCGGGCCGACCGGGCCGCGGCGGAACCGGGAGAGGACTGA
- a CDS encoding MBL fold metallo-hydrolase: MASFDDSAVDLHFIGNATVLLRYGDLTLLTDPNFLHRGEPAHLGYGLISRRLTEPALDPWELPRLDAVVLSHLHGDHWDRRARRHLDRSVPIVTTPHAARRLRSWQGFRQAGGLHTWESCTFRQGDAQVRVTSLPGRHSLQPVLRRLLPPVMGSMLEFGPRGGPARLRLYVSGDTLLHDGLEEIARRFPGADLAVLHLGGTTLPGGFVVTMDGAQGAELARRLDYRHVLPVHYDDYTVFRSPLDAFLTEARALGLQERLVHCLRGQYARVVASEERPAVR, translated from the coding sequence ATGGCGAGCTTCGACGATTCCGCCGTCGACCTGCACTTCATCGGCAACGCGACGGTCCTGCTGCGGTACGGCGACCTCACCCTGCTCACCGACCCCAACTTCCTGCACCGCGGCGAACCCGCACACCTCGGATACGGACTGATCAGCCGCCGTCTCACCGAACCGGCGCTGGATCCGTGGGAGCTGCCGCGCCTGGACGCCGTGGTCCTCTCCCACCTGCACGGCGACCACTGGGACCGCAGGGCCCGGCGGCACCTGGACCGGTCGGTGCCGATCGTCACCACGCCCCATGCGGCCCGCCGGCTGCGCTCCTGGCAGGGCTTCCGTCAGGCCGGAGGTCTGCACACCTGGGAGAGCTGCACCTTCCGGCAGGGCGACGCGCAGGTCCGGGTGACATCGCTGCCCGGTCGCCACTCCCTGCAGCCGGTGCTGCGGCGCCTGCTGCCGCCGGTGATGGGCAGCATGCTGGAGTTCGGTCCCCGCGGCGGCCCGGCACGGCTGCGGCTGTACGTCTCCGGCGACACGCTCCTCCACGACGGCCTCGAAGAGATCGCCCGCCGCTTCCCCGGCGCGGACCTCGCGGTGCTGCACCTGGGCGGCACCACTCTGCCGGGCGGTTTCGTGGTCACCATGGACGGCGCCCAGGGCGCCGAACTCGCCCGCCGCCTCGACTACCGGCACGTGCTGCCCGTGCACTACGACGACTACACCGTCTTCCGCTCCCCGCTCGACGCCTTCCTGACCGAGGCCCGCGCGCTCGGCCTTCAGGAGCGGCTGGTCCACTGCCTGCGCGGGCAGTACGCGCGCGTGGTGGCCTCCGAGGAGCGGCCCGCGGTGCGCTGA
- a CDS encoding aldo/keto reductase, translated as MSLTDILPGKLGFGTAPLGNMFRAIPDEEARATVEAAWDQGIRYYDTAPFYGAGLAELRLGEVLATKPRDSYVLSTKVGRVILDELEEGARDLGEKGGLFEHGRPNKIVHEWTADATERSIEDSLKRLGVDRLDIVWVHDIAQDFHGDVWLQKFEEARTGAFRVLSRLRDEGVIKAWGLGVNKTEPIELTLALDEPRPDGFLLAGRYTLLDHEHALQRLLPMAEEQGVGMVVGGPYSSGVLAGGTNFEYQQAPPAIIERVERLKALTDKHGIGIKAAALQFALAHPVAAAVVPGATRPSRIAEDVAALGETVPAAFWQDLRAAGLVSPAAPLPDGA; from the coding sequence ATGTCGCTCACCGACATCCTTCCCGGCAAGCTCGGCTTCGGCACCGCGCCGCTGGGCAACATGTTCCGCGCGATCCCCGACGAGGAGGCCCGCGCGACCGTCGAGGCCGCCTGGGACCAGGGCATCCGCTACTACGACACCGCCCCCTTCTACGGCGCCGGACTGGCCGAACTGCGGCTCGGCGAGGTTCTCGCCACCAAGCCCCGCGACTCCTACGTCCTGTCGACCAAGGTCGGCCGCGTCATCCTCGACGAGCTGGAGGAAGGCGCCCGCGACCTCGGCGAGAAGGGCGGGCTGTTCGAACACGGCCGCCCGAACAAGATTGTTCACGAGTGGACCGCCGACGCCACCGAGCGCTCCATCGAAGACAGCCTGAAGCGCCTGGGCGTCGATCGCCTCGACATCGTCTGGGTCCACGACATAGCCCAGGACTTCCACGGCGACGTGTGGCTGCAGAAGTTCGAGGAGGCACGCACCGGCGCCTTCCGCGTCCTGTCCCGGCTGCGTGACGAAGGCGTCATCAAGGCCTGGGGCCTGGGTGTCAACAAGACCGAGCCCATCGAGCTGACCCTGGCCCTCGACGAGCCGCGGCCCGACGGCTTCCTCCTGGCCGGCCGCTACACCCTCCTCGACCACGAGCACGCCCTCCAGCGCCTGCTCCCCATGGCCGAGGAACAGGGTGTCGGCATGGTCGTCGGCGGCCCCTACAGCTCCGGCGTGCTCGCCGGAGGCACCAACTTCGAGTACCAGCAGGCACCGCCCGCCATCATCGAGCGTGTCGAGCGCCTCAAGGCCCTCACCGACAAGCACGGCATCGGCATCAAGGCCGCCGCGCTCCAGTTCGCCCTCGCCCACCCCGTGGCCGCCGCCGTCGTCCCCGGCGCCACCCGCCCCAGCCGTATCGCCGAGGACGTCGCCGCCCTGGGCGAGACCGTCCCCGCCGCGTTCTGGCAGGACCTGCGCGCCGCCGGCCTGGTCAGCCCGGCCGCCCCGCTGCCCGACGGCGCCTGA
- a CDS encoding globin family protein, whose protein sequence is MTADIALIRSSFAAVQPHGSQVTEYFYDHLFTHHPGVRPLFAAHLDEQRDRLWAALGALVSNLENTDTLMGMLQNLGRRHAGYGALAEHYPAVGASLIAALRHHAGDAWTPAVEESWTAVYGVISSTMVAAGEAAQS, encoded by the coding sequence ATGACCGCAGACATCGCGTTGATCCGGAGCAGCTTCGCGGCTGTTCAGCCGCACGGTTCGCAGGTGACCGAGTACTTCTACGACCACCTGTTCACCCACCACCCCGGCGTGCGCCCCCTGTTCGCGGCGCACCTCGACGAACAGCGTGACCGCCTGTGGGCGGCGCTGGGCGCCCTGGTCTCGAACCTGGAGAACACCGACACCCTCATGGGCATGCTGCAGAACCTCGGGCGGCGCCACGCGGGATACGGCGCACTGGCCGAGCACTACCCGGCCGTGGGCGCCAGCCTGATAGCGGCCCTGCGCCACCACGCGGGCGATGCCTGGACACCGGCCGTCGAGGAGTCCTGGACGGCGGTCTACGGCGTGATCAGCAGCACCATGGTCGCCGCCGGCGAGGCGGCCCAGAGCTGA
- a CDS encoding DivIVA domain-containing protein codes for MDAPSTSAVRRPWSPPPCVIWRAQESPTTCCTTKTLGDRRQVNETGAPQPQESREPWVTPEALRSMTFPRAPLTRRGYSEEAVHDALRRCAQALTALTEENDRLRADMQRHRDWIRANNIGDGGSPTGVPTVDAVLQQARAQQSAEQTVTAAREQARNMVRAARAQAEALLQQRWEQAAQSTENDQEETERLISYLRQVAQSLTVTADQYDTKRPAAASPAAPASPPGP; via the coding sequence GTGGACGCTCCTTCTACATCTGCGGTTCGTCGGCCATGGTCTCCGCCACCGTGCGTGATCTGGCGGGCGCAGGAATCCCCCACGACCTGCTGCACTACGAAGACGCTCGGTGATCGGAGACAAGTGAACGAGACAGGAGCCCCCCAGCCACAGGAGTCCCGGGAGCCCTGGGTGACGCCCGAGGCCCTGCGATCGATGACCTTTCCCCGCGCGCCCCTGACCCGTCGCGGCTACAGCGAAGAGGCGGTGCACGACGCGCTGCGGCGCTGCGCCCAGGCGCTGACCGCGCTCACGGAGGAGAACGACCGGCTGCGGGCGGACATGCAGCGTCACCGGGACTGGATCCGGGCGAACAACATCGGTGACGGCGGCAGCCCCACCGGGGTGCCGACCGTGGACGCCGTGCTGCAGCAGGCGCGCGCCCAGCAGTCGGCCGAACAGACCGTCACCGCGGCCCGTGAGCAGGCCCGCAACATGGTGCGGGCCGCGAGGGCGCAGGCCGAGGCGCTCCTTCAGCAGCGGTGGGAACAGGCCGCCCAGTCGACCGAGAACGACCAGGAGGAGACCGAGCGGCTCATCTCCTATCTGCGCCAGGTCGCGCAGTCGCTGACCGTCACCGCGGACCAGTACGACACCAAGCGCCCCGCGGCCGCCTCCCCGGCGGCCCCCGCCTCCCCGCCGGGGCCCTGA
- a CDS encoding VOC family protein, with protein MSSIKKFQVTFDCAEPERVARFWCEVLGYVVPPPPKGFAGWDDFDRSLPPERQGSAFACVDPSGVGPRLFFQRVPEGKVVKNRVHLDVRVGTGLVGDERLAALEAERARLIALGAVHVRTLPADGFNESCIVMQDVEGNEFCLD; from the coding sequence ATGTCATCGATCAAGAAGTTCCAGGTCACCTTCGACTGCGCGGAACCCGAGCGCGTCGCCCGCTTCTGGTGCGAGGTGCTGGGGTACGTCGTACCGCCGCCGCCGAAGGGGTTCGCCGGCTGGGACGACTTCGACCGCTCACTGCCGCCCGAACGGCAGGGTTCCGCGTTCGCCTGCGTCGACCCCTCCGGCGTCGGCCCGCGACTGTTCTTCCAGCGCGTTCCCGAGGGCAAGGTCGTCAAGAACCGGGTGCACCTCGACGTACGGGTCGGCACCGGACTCGTCGGCGACGAGCGTCTCGCCGCGCTGGAGGCCGAGCGCGCACGGCTGATCGCGCTCGGCGCCGTACATGTGCGGACGCTGCCGGCCGACGGCTTCAACGAGTCGTGCATCGTGATGCAGGACGTCGAGGGCAACGAGTTCTGCCTCGACTGA
- a CDS encoding Ku protein has product MARAIWTGVITFGLVTVPVGLYTAVQDHTVHFHQLQRGTSDRIRNRRVNERTGDEVGPDDIVKGFEVGEGEYIVVEPEELDEIAPGRSQTIDITDFVALEQIEPVYFDRSYYIAPRGKEYTKVYELLRAALAEGNRVGIATFVMRNKQYLTALRAEDDVLVLQTLHWADEVRDPGEELPELPSGRAARGKELQMARQLIDALSGDWDPGRYHDTYQEKVRELVEAKAEGKEITAAEAPPEATNVIDLMKALEGSLDAVRSGRGSGETAGRKGKSAPRKTSHAPAAGTPARKAPPKKTGTASRRSRGGGSGGKDGLRQLSKAELYRRASDQGVPGRSRMSREELLDALTRTGRRRKKSAA; this is encoded by the coding sequence ATGGCGCGGGCGATCTGGACAGGGGTGATCACGTTCGGGCTCGTCACCGTCCCCGTCGGGTTGTACACGGCGGTCCAGGACCACACGGTCCACTTCCACCAGCTTCAGCGCGGCACCTCCGACCGGATCCGCAACCGGCGGGTGAACGAGCGCACCGGCGACGAGGTCGGCCCCGACGACATCGTCAAGGGCTTCGAGGTCGGCGAGGGCGAGTACATCGTCGTCGAACCCGAGGAACTGGACGAGATCGCGCCCGGCCGCTCCCAGACCATCGACATCACCGACTTCGTCGCCTTGGAGCAGATCGAGCCGGTCTACTTCGACCGGAGCTACTACATCGCCCCGCGCGGCAAGGAGTACACCAAGGTCTACGAGTTGCTGCGGGCGGCACTGGCCGAAGGGAACAGGGTCGGCATCGCCACCTTCGTGATGCGCAACAAGCAGTACCTGACCGCGCTGCGCGCCGAGGACGACGTGCTGGTGCTGCAGACGCTGCACTGGGCGGACGAGGTTCGCGACCCGGGCGAGGAACTGCCCGAACTGCCCTCCGGCCGGGCCGCGCGGGGCAAGGAACTCCAGATGGCGCGGCAGTTGATCGATGCCCTCAGCGGGGACTGGGATCCCGGCCGGTATCACGACACCTATCAGGAGAAGGTGCGCGAGCTGGTCGAGGCGAAGGCGGAGGGCAAGGAGATCACGGCGGCCGAGGCGCCGCCGGAGGCCACCAACGTCATCGACCTGATGAAGGCCCTCGAAGGCAGTCTGGACGCCGTGCGCTCCGGCCGCGGCAGCGGGGAGACGGCCGGGCGGAAGGGCAAGAGCGCCCCGCGCAAGACCTCCCACGCCCCCGCGGCGGGGACGCCGGCCCGGAAGGCCCCGCCGAAGAAGACCGGGACGGCGTCCAGGCGCTCCCGAGGCGGAGGCTCCGGCGGCAAGGACGGGTTGCGGCAGCTGAGCAAGGCGGAGCTGTACCGGCGGGCGAGCGACCAGGGCGTCCCCGGCCGGTCCAGGATGAGCCGTGAGGAACTCCTCGACGCCCTCACACGCACCGGACGCCGTCGCAAGAAGAGCGCCGCCTGA
- a CDS encoding hydrophobic protein, with translation MVPLLLVLLLALILFGAGFALKALWWIAVIVLVVWLLGFVVRSADGTGRKGRWYRW, from the coding sequence ATGGTTCCCCTGCTTCTGGTTCTTCTTCTGGCTCTGATCCTCTTCGGTGCGGGCTTCGCGCTGAAGGCACTGTGGTGGATCGCGGTGATCGTGCTGGTCGTCTGGCTGCTCGGCTTCGTCGTCCGGTCCGCGGACGGCACGGGCCGCAAGGGTCGCTGGTATCGCTGGTAG
- a CDS encoding lytic transglycosylase domain-containing protein, which translates to MRKPPLRPGRYDPADYAGPVLRSAAEAGVSAVLLMTVLHVEAYKPHHPLLERLWQWWKPGASFGVANMHRATFERVRRAHGLPGRWQDLRDDPAFAVHAAALHMKDLDRRLPRRHVRRYTRDELLALGYNTGERNMRAFARGIPPGPMARSYLRRFRAYRSRAAEALADRGDARGTGRREV; encoded by the coding sequence GTGCGGAAGCCGCCGCTGCGCCCCGGCCGCTACGACCCGGCCGATTACGCCGGGCCAGTGCTGCGCAGCGCCGCGGAGGCCGGTGTGTCTGCGGTGCTCCTCATGACGGTGCTTCACGTCGAGGCGTACAAACCGCACCATCCGCTGCTCGAACGGCTGTGGCAGTGGTGGAAGCCCGGGGCGTCCTTCGGCGTGGCCAACATGCACCGCGCGACGTTCGAGCGGGTACGGCGCGCGCACGGCCTGCCGGGGCGGTGGCAGGATCTCCGCGACGATCCCGCGTTCGCCGTCCACGCGGCGGCCCTGCACATGAAGGACCTCGACCGGCGCCTTCCGAGGCGGCACGTGCGCCGCTACACCCGCGACGAACTCCTCGCCCTGGGCTACAACACGGGCGAACGCAACATGCGGGCCTTCGCCCGAGGCATCCCGCCGGGCCCCATGGCGCGGTCGTACCTGCGCCGGTTCCGTGCCTACCGGAGCCGCGCCGCCGAGGCGCTGGCCGACCGCGGCGACGCGCGCGGCACCGGGCGGCGAGAGGTCTGA
- a CDS encoding DUF1990 family protein: MRDYEFSPPEIVRALYDPTAPLLGRDMLLEARFHGLHFYCGVRVTEVVDETRDGTDHTWGWAYETLGGHLERGKVTYEVVKDGRTGAVEFVARCHSQGAPTLGPVTSLGWRLFGRRTQLRFYRRCGVRMRHFVEAALRGEPVPARPPRMVGHLVYAPFDARAHRLDGLAVNRVAPG, encoded by the coding sequence ATCCGCGACTACGAGTTCTCCCCGCCGGAGATCGTCCGGGCGCTGTACGACCCGACCGCACCCCTCCTCGGCCGTGACATGCTGCTCGAAGCCCGTTTCCACGGCCTGCACTTCTATTGCGGCGTACGCGTCACCGAAGTGGTCGACGAGACGCGCGACGGCACGGACCACACCTGGGGATGGGCCTACGAGACCCTCGGTGGCCACCTGGAGCGCGGCAAGGTCACCTACGAGGTCGTGAAGGACGGCCGGACCGGAGCGGTGGAGTTCGTGGCCAGGTGCCATTCCCAGGGCGCGCCCACGCTGGGTCCCGTCACCTCCCTCGGATGGCGGCTCTTCGGCCGCCGCACCCAACTGCGGTTCTACCGCCGGTGCGGCGTACGCATGCGGCACTTCGTGGAGGCGGCACTGCGCGGCGAGCCCGTCCCGGCCCGCCCGCCGAGGATGGTCGGCCACCTGGTGTACGCCCCCTTCGACGCGCGGGCCCACCGCCTGGACGGACTGGCCGTCAACCGGGTCGCCCCGGGCTGA
- a CDS encoding DUF1990 domain-containing protein, whose product MSPPRWPRPLTVLARWLLGTVLVTWRYLWETTPLYRAGECEGDEQDRPPRIPTEAVDDTVQLAEDGFGPLFHRTFRVHIAGAEVDGARLVEQLCCHFEHFVPSEVVGIRVGELRAHGLNVADELLVEMPGPWNGPVRVVQRDSELLHLVTLRGHMEAGQVQFRARRDGDLLVFEIELWARAATRLVHVLYSHLRVAKEIQLNMWVRFCLSAVKASGGRLVDGVHIRTRRLQPSRMTPRKG is encoded by the coding sequence ATGTCCCCACCACGCTGGCCGCGGCCACTGACCGTGCTGGCGCGATGGCTCCTGGGCACGGTGCTGGTCACCTGGCGCTACCTCTGGGAGACGACGCCGCTGTACCGCGCGGGCGAATGCGAGGGCGACGAGCAGGACCGTCCGCCCCGGATCCCGACCGAGGCGGTCGACGACACGGTGCAGCTCGCCGAGGACGGCTTCGGTCCCCTGTTCCACCGGACCTTCCGGGTGCACATCGCGGGGGCCGAGGTCGACGGCGCCCGGCTGGTCGAGCAGCTCTGCTGCCACTTCGAACACTTCGTGCCCTCGGAGGTGGTCGGCATCCGGGTGGGCGAGCTCCGCGCCCACGGGCTGAACGTCGCGGACGAACTACTGGTGGAGATGCCGGGCCCGTGGAACGGTCCGGTGCGCGTCGTCCAGCGTGACAGTGAGCTGCTGCACCTGGTGACCCTGCGCGGGCACATGGAGGCCGGACAGGTGCAGTTCCGCGCGCGCCGGGACGGCGACCTGCTGGTGTTCGAGATCGAGTTGTGGGCGCGCGCCGCCACCCGGCTGGTGCACGTGCTGTACTCGCATCTGCGCGTGGCGAAGGAGATCCAGCTCAACATGTGGGTCCGCTTCTGCCTGTCCGCCGTCAAGGCCTCGGGCGGCCGGCTGGTGGACGGAGTGCACATCCGCACCCGCCGGCTCCAGCCGTCCCGGATGACACCACGGAAGGGATGA
- a CDS encoding globin domain-containing protein produces the protein MSDSQALRDSFALVGKSGDEVPRYFYSYLFLIAPEVRPMFPVAMGAQRDRLVAALGRIVAEADDPDRLIPFLQQLGRDHRRFQVVAQHYEAVGQALLATLAYFLGDAWTPELQRGWTEAYSLVARTMIQAAEADGAVNPAWWNAQVVRHEQRGFDLAVLTLRLDHPMAYQAGQSVMVEAPMLPSTWRPYTPANAQRADGTIEFHVRAVDGGLLSPALVYGLRQGDVLRLGAPVGNRLTLRASQGRDLVLVAGGTGLAPLRALVEEIVQHGPYRRVDLFVAARDNHGLYDLPVLRQLAQVHPWLRVTPLVGADAGTFDNRSLAGPVLRSGAGGGRSFYICGSSAMVSATVRDLAGAGIPHDLLHYEDAR, from the coding sequence GTGAGCGATTCCCAGGCGCTGAGAGATTCCTTCGCTCTCGTCGGCAAGTCGGGGGACGAGGTGCCGCGGTACTTCTACTCCTACCTGTTCCTCATCGCGCCGGAGGTCCGGCCGATGTTCCCGGTGGCCATGGGGGCCCAGCGCGACCGGCTCGTCGCCGCGCTCGGGCGGATCGTCGCGGAGGCGGACGACCCGGACCGGCTCATTCCCTTCCTCCAGCAACTGGGCCGCGACCACCGCAGGTTCCAGGTCGTCGCCCAGCACTACGAGGCGGTGGGACAGGCGCTGCTGGCCACGCTGGCCTACTTCCTGGGCGACGCCTGGACCCCGGAACTCCAGCGTGGCTGGACCGAGGCGTACTCCCTGGTCGCCCGCACCATGATCCAAGCCGCCGAAGCGGACGGTGCGGTCAATCCGGCCTGGTGGAACGCCCAGGTGGTGCGGCACGAGCAACGCGGCTTCGACCTCGCGGTGCTGACGCTGCGCCTGGACCACCCGATGGCGTACCAGGCCGGGCAGTCCGTGATGGTGGAAGCCCCGATGCTGCCCAGCACCTGGCGGCCCTACACCCCGGCCAACGCGCAACGCGCCGACGGCACCATCGAGTTCCACGTGCGCGCCGTCGACGGCGGCCTGCTCAGCCCCGCCCTGGTGTACGGGCTGCGCCAGGGCGACGTGCTGCGCCTGGGCGCCCCGGTCGGAAACCGGCTCACGCTGCGGGCGTCCCAGGGCCGGGACCTGGTGCTGGTCGCCGGCGGCACCGGCCTGGCCCCGCTGCGGGCCCTGGTCGAGGAGATCGTGCAGCACGGCCCGTACCGCCGCGTCGACTTGTTCGTCGCGGCACGCGACAACCACGGCCTGTACGACCTGCCCGTGCTCAGGCAACTGGCCCAGGTCCACCCGTGGCTTCGCGTCACTCCGCTGGTCGGCGCCGATGCCGGCACCTTCGACAACCGAAGCCTCGCCGGCCCGGTCCTGCGCTCCGGCGCGGGGGGTGGACGCTCCTTCTACATCTGCGGTTCGTCGGCCATGGTCTCCGCCACCGTGCGTGATCTGGCGGGCGCAGGAATCCCCCACGACCTGCTGCACTACGAAGACGCTCGGTGA
- a CDS encoding SDR family NAD(P)-dependent oxidoreductase produces MSRPAGKVGLVTGAGSGIGRAAAQQFARSGAAVAVLDIDADAAAETVETIRKDGGEALAVTVDIADERSVRAAVERTVAAFGGLDFAVNNAGMASHHRRLDQMTPDEFERVVRVNLTGTFLCMKYELPVLRGRGGGAIVNIASNGGLHAIPTAPAYVAAKHGVVGLTKVTAVDYAPDGIRVNAVCPGPTRTPGFEEVAAGTDMIARQAAITPLGRLATPEEAAAAAVWLCSDAASYVTGIAMSVDGGRRA; encoded by the coding sequence ATGAGCCGCCCCGCCGGAAAGGTGGGTCTGGTCACCGGGGCCGGCAGCGGGATCGGCCGTGCGGCGGCGCAGCAGTTCGCCCGGAGCGGCGCCGCCGTGGCCGTGCTCGACATCGACGCGGACGCGGCGGCCGAGACCGTCGAGACCATAAGGAAGGACGGCGGGGAAGCGCTGGCCGTCACCGTCGACATCGCCGACGAACGGTCCGTGCGGGCGGCCGTCGAGCGCACGGTCGCCGCGTTCGGCGGCCTCGATTTCGCGGTGAACAACGCCGGTATGGCCTCGCACCACCGCAGGCTCGACCAGATGACCCCGGACGAGTTCGAGCGCGTCGTCCGCGTCAACCTGACCGGGACGTTCCTCTGCATGAAGTACGAACTGCCCGTACTGCGCGGCCGTGGCGGCGGCGCGATCGTCAACATCGCCTCCAACGGCGGTCTTCACGCGATCCCGACCGCCCCCGCCTACGTGGCCGCCAAGCACGGCGTCGTCGGCCTCACCAAGGTCACCGCGGTCGACTACGCCCCGGACGGCATCCGGGTCAACGCCGTGTGCCCCGGCCCCACCCGCACTCCCGGGTTCGAGGAGGTGGCGGCCGGTACTGACATGATCGCGCGGCAGGCGGCGATCACGCCGCTCGGCCGACTGGCCACGCCGGAGGAGGCCGCGGCGGCGGCGGTCTGGCTCTGCTCGGACGCCGCGTCCTACGTCACCGGGATCGCGATGTCGGTCGACGGCGGACGGCGGGCGTAA
- a CDS encoding LysR family transcriptional regulator: MIQLETRELEYFIALADELHFGRAAVRLSIAQPALSKAIRRIETRLGVPLFNRSSRHVELTPAGKALQEHGRHALNAVGAAIRHAQRAGDTQAHLRLVLKPGGDAGLLSGLLAAYAHQPDARQVDILFSGPADRTDFLRAGRADVGLLYAPFDDLDGLAHETLLTEDRVVIVPAGHRLAGRPSVRMPDLDGETLPRWRGVPGGEGTGPEVADVVQLLQMITVGRMIGVLPRSLVEPLPPGLVCVPVADAPPSRLVLAWAEQDRRPLVASFVTAALGLRGNGKRSGLTGRPWDGEPVTPPNRQEKKGR; encoded by the coding sequence ATGATCCAACTGGAGACCCGCGAGCTCGAGTACTTCATCGCACTCGCCGACGAGCTGCACTTCGGCCGGGCCGCCGTCCGGCTTTCGATCGCCCAGCCGGCGCTGTCGAAGGCCATCCGGCGGATCGAGACCCGGCTCGGTGTCCCGCTCTTCAACCGCTCCAGCCGGCACGTCGAACTCACCCCGGCCGGGAAGGCGTTGCAGGAACACGGACGGCACGCGCTCAACGCGGTCGGCGCCGCCATCCGGCACGCCCAGCGCGCCGGCGACACCCAGGCGCACCTGCGGCTCGTGCTCAAGCCCGGCGGCGACGCCGGACTGCTCTCCGGTCTCCTGGCCGCGTACGCGCACCAGCCGGACGCCCGTCAGGTGGACATCCTCTTCAGCGGGCCGGCCGACCGCACCGACTTCCTGCGCGCCGGCCGGGCCGACGTCGGCCTGCTCTACGCGCCGTTCGACGACCTCGACGGCCTGGCCCACGAGACGCTGCTCACCGAGGACCGCGTGGTCATCGTCCCGGCCGGACACCGGCTGGCCGGGCGCCCTTCGGTGCGGATGCCCGACCTGGACGGCGAGACGCTGCCACGCTGGAGGGGCGTACCCGGCGGCGAGGGCACCGGCCCCGAGGTCGCCGACGTGGTCCAGCTGCTCCAGATGATCACGGTGGGCCGGATGATCGGGGTACTCCCCCGCTCACTGGTCGAACCCCTCCCGCCCGGTCTCGTGTGCGTCCCGGTGGCCGACGCGCCGCCCAGCCGCCTGGTGCTCGCCTGGGCCGAGCAGGACCGCCGGCCACTGGTCGCGTCGTTCGTGACCGCCGCGCTCGGACTGCGCGGGAACGGGAAGCGGTCCGGCCTGACCGGCCGGCCATGGGACGGCGAGCCGGTAACTCCTCCCAACCGGCAGGAGAAAAAGGGGAGATGA